In Dolichospermum sp. DET69, the genomic stretch ACGAACTCGAATCATGGAAGCAGCGGCTATTGCTTTCTATCATCAACAAACTGATTGGCCAGTGGTGCAAACTCTGGTGTGTGATGATGCTCCCCAATTTAAGTTACTGACTGATAATATTGCTTTGTGTTGGGTGCATGAGGGACGACATTATAAAAAGTTAAGTCCGTTTATTGCTTGTCACCAAACGATTTTAAAAGATTTTCTGGATAAGTTTTGGAAATATTACCGGAAATTATTAGCTTATCGAGATTCTCCTTGTCAGGAGCAAGCTGACGAACTTAGGTCGGAATTTTGGACGCTTTTTTCTACAGAAAGTGGTTATCAACAGTTGGATGAGCGAAAACGATTAACGCTGCTGAAAATTTCCGAGTTGCTTTTAGTATTAGAGCATCCTGAATTGCCTTTGCATAATAATCCGGCGGAGTTAGCTGCTAGGACGATGGTGCAGCACGTACCGTGAACGTAATATTAGTTATGCCACTCAAACTGTTGAGGGTACTCAGGCTTGGGATACTTTTATGTCTCTTGTTGCTACTACTCGTCAGTTGGGTATCAGCTTTTTTGAATATATCCGCGACCGGATTTCTCAGCTTGGAAATATTCCATCTTTGGCAACTATTATTCGGGAAAAATCTGTTCTCAATTCCTTTGGTTTGTCATGGGTGCTTGAATAACTCTTTCCCCGATATATTGAGGGGATACGTTGATTCTTTCCAAACTTTGTTTTACTAAATTTAGTTTTTATAGGCATTGCTGTTAGCATAATTTGGCGGATGATTCCTACTTCGTCATATAAGCTATGGCTCATGGGATAAAATTTTATACTTTTAATTACATGAAATTCAATGTTTTCAGTTTCTAATTTATTCCGCATTTAGACAATGACAATTTATAACTTTAAAACTTTGTTTGAAATATTACAAGAAGTAATAACTCTGATTTTTCTGCATTATTTTGTTCAAAGTCAATAAAAAAATAACCTGTATTGTTAGTAGCAATACATGGTTATTTATAGTTATAATTCTGTCACTTATTGAGAATCAATTACTCGTCATCGTCCTCATCATCTTCATCTAAATCGTCATCTTCATCCAAGTCCTCATCGAGTTCATCGTCATCATCCTCATCTTCGTCCAAGTCCTCGTCAAGTTCGTTATCTAAATCATCCAGTTCTTCCACTTCTTGTTCTTGGAATGAGTTGCGACGTTCTAGTGATGCCCGGTTGAATTCGACTAAATCAGCTATTGCTTGCTCCGGGTCTTTGCTGATTGTGTCGTACAGCATACTCATGAAAATAGCAACTACTTCTGGTGCATATTTGAGGGCATCTGGTTGTCCAAACAATTTAGGAAATAATTTGCTGTTCCATTTCTGCCAATCGAACTTTTTATTACCACCTTTCTTTTTGACTTGAGCAGCAATATCAAGTCCGAGTTTTTCACGGGCTGCATGACCGATTTTGGTAGAAATTCTGGAGTCTCGTAACTGTAATTTAATCCCGTACTCTTTGAAGATTAAATTTCGCAATTCCTTCAATAAGGCTAATGCTTCCTGTTGTGGTGAAGCCTTTACTGCCTTAGATTTAGTTGCGGTAGCTGTGTTATTTGTTTTTGCTGATACTTTACCATTAGCTGTATGGCGAGTATTGCCGTTAGTACGAGTTTTGGCGATTGCCATTTAACAAACTCCTTTAAGAAAGTGAAATTTTCACCTCCTTGCCGCAATCGCGGCTTTCATCTCCATTTATTTCCAATTTCATGATTAAGATTCTAAATCTATCTTTGCTGTGACAACTATTTACACTTGTAAATATCCAAATAAACAAGTGGATTATTCTGGTGATATAGCAATCAGATTTGAGTTATTATAGCTGGCGAGGCGTAGCCATATTGAATGATAAAACAGGCAACAAAAGGCATTCACATTTTATTTAGAATTACTATAGCAATTCCCATTTAAGTGACGTATGAGCAAAAAGAATTAACCGCAGATGGAAAAGGATGAGCGCAGATAAACACAGATAAATTTGTACCCCGTTAGACTAGGAAATGCTATATATGCTTATTCATACTCAATAAAGCAGTAAAAAAGTACAAAGTTAAACAGGAGCAACAAGAGCGAATACTGACGAATATATTTGCGTAATCTCCTCTTTGCTTCACTATAAAATCGAGCATTTAGAGGAAAATTGTAAGATGAGTGCCATGCTAACCGAATTTACCCTCGCCAACTTTAAAAGTTACAGTACAAGCGGAACTTTGAACAGTTCGG encodes the following:
- a CDS encoding transposase codes for the protein MQTLVCDDAPQFKLLTDNIALCWVHEGRHYKKLSPFIACHQTILKDFLDKFWKYYRKLLAYRDSPCQEQADELRSEFWTLFSTESGYQQLDERKRLTLLKISELLLVLEHPELPLHNNPAELAARTMVQHVP
- a CDS encoding primosomal protein; this encodes MAIAKTRTNGNTRHTANGKVSAKTNNTATATKSKAVKASPQQEALALLKELRNLIFKEYGIKLQLRDSRISTKIGHAAREKLGLDIAAQVKKKGGNKKFDWQKWNSKLFPKLFGQPDALKYAPEVVAIFMSMLYDTISKDPEQAIADLVEFNRASLERRNSFQEQEVEELDDLDNELDEDLDEDEDDDDELDEDLDEDDDLDEDDEDDDE